TTCGCGAATTGACAAGTACGCGACCGGTAAAAAGAGCCAATCATCCAGACCCAGCAGAGCTTGCTTCATGCATAAGTCTTTAAACCGCGCTGTTTCGATGTCCCTCGCATGACTGCTGTAATCCTGAATCTCGATGCATCCTTTCGCGCCGCCGGGCAAATACGCCAGATCGAGATAGCGACACCGGTTATTGAAGTCCCGAACCTCGTATTCGGGATACAAATGGTCCAGGTTTCCAATGGCGGGAAACCATATTGAGCGCAGAAATTCAATTGTTCCGTGGCTCAAACCTTTTTTCAGGAGTTCACGCCTCCGTGAATTCTTTTCATTGGAAATTTGTGCTGCCAACCAATTTTCGTAAACCTCATCAAACAACATGCCCGTCACTCGCCTTTCAATATCATTTTTTCGTGCAAAAAAAACCGCTTCGATACGTTCGTGCCTCTCGGGCATCGTATCAAAGCGGTATGTGCT
The Bacilli bacterium genome window above contains:
- a CDS encoding transcriptional regulator → MLFDEVYENWLAAQISNEKNSRRRELLKKGLSHGTIEFLRSIWFPAIGNLDHLYPEYEVRDFNNRCRYLDLAYLPGGAKGCIEIQDYSSHARDIETARFKDLCMKQALLGLDDWLFLPVAYLSIRENPGVCKQLVLAFVGKFLSIHVVAGLNWAEAETLRFARRLMRDFAPRELSAHLLLSEHRTRIVLRSLLRKNLLVVANGKQRYRTYRLSDECLKNAIDVNQV